One Planctomycetia bacterium genomic window carries:
- a CDS encoding AarF/ABC1/UbiB kinase family protein — MTFPPITRRVRHFQRYAQVLEVLARHGFADLSQQLGLDSLLDRARTAIGTAPSGTNERIPVAVRLRTMLVELGPTYVKLGQVMSTRPDLVPQDWVDEFKKLQNKVPGVDYGVIEKMLEEEFPGRRKRLFRSFQHQPVAAGSMAQIHRARLRDGTRIVLKFLRPGIREVIAVDMEILQALAELVEAHFANLGYSPTEIVREFAKELQRETDMMQEGRSTERLRSLFADDLEVMFPAVYWEATTHNVLAIEEIDGLVLADLGSDRLSPDDRRTLVKNGARAVFRQCLEFGFFHADPHPGNLMALPNGRIAFIDCGMTGEIDVRTSRQLADLVSGVVAGDLDRVIAAAGAITEMDYEKMEDRALRADVNAIVSAFRGTPLERLNLGKVLQDFFASLRTHRVRCPADIILLIKALTTIESIAHELDPSFELVPFVRPYLEDLVAKRYGMPAMKNRMQRGLRQYIELLEDLPGELRPILSQLRRNKLAVNLEHRGLDRVTRTIEHASRNISFAVIIAAMFVGSSILVHAARMSGATALTAVGYVGFVAAAILVVVMLVSNRRNRGD; from the coding sequence ATGACCTTTCCCCCCATCACTCGCCGCGTTCGACACTTTCAGCGATACGCTCAAGTCCTTGAGGTGCTCGCGCGTCACGGCTTCGCCGATCTCTCTCAGCAGCTCGGGCTCGACTCGCTCCTTGATCGGGCGCGGACCGCGATCGGGACCGCACCGAGCGGAACGAACGAACGGATTCCCGTCGCGGTTCGCCTTCGGACGATGCTCGTCGAACTCGGTCCGACGTACGTGAAGCTCGGCCAAGTGATGAGCACCCGGCCCGATCTTGTGCCGCAGGACTGGGTCGACGAGTTCAAGAAGCTGCAGAACAAAGTGCCGGGTGTCGACTACGGCGTGATCGAGAAGATGCTGGAGGAGGAATTTCCAGGACGCCGCAAACGACTGTTTCGTTCGTTTCAGCATCAGCCGGTCGCCGCCGGCTCCATGGCGCAAATCCATCGTGCCCGACTCCGCGATGGGACTCGGATCGTGTTGAAGTTTCTCCGACCGGGCATTCGCGAAGTCATCGCGGTCGACATGGAGATCCTCCAGGCGCTGGCGGAACTCGTGGAGGCCCACTTCGCGAACCTCGGCTACAGTCCGACCGAGATCGTGCGCGAGTTCGCCAAAGAACTTCAGCGCGAAACGGACATGATGCAAGAGGGACGCTCGACCGAGCGACTCCGCTCTCTTTTTGCGGACGATCTCGAGGTCATGTTTCCGGCAGTGTATTGGGAGGCGACGACGCACAACGTGCTGGCGATAGAAGAAATCGACGGACTCGTTCTCGCGGACCTTGGCTCGGATCGGCTCAGCCCTGACGATCGCCGCACGCTGGTTAAAAACGGTGCTCGAGCCGTCTTCCGGCAGTGCCTGGAGTTCGGCTTCTTCCACGCCGACCCGCATCCGGGCAATCTGATGGCGCTCCCCAACGGCCGCATCGCCTTCATCGACTGCGGCATGACCGGTGAGATCGACGTACGGACTTCGCGGCAGCTCGCCGATCTCGTTTCCGGCGTGGTCGCGGGAGACTTGGATCGAGTGATCGCAGCGGCCGGCGCCATTACGGAAATGGACTACGAGAAGATGGAGGATCGCGCTCTGCGCGCGGATGTCAACGCGATCGTGTCGGCGTTTCGAGGAACGCCGCTAGAACGACTCAACCTCGGCAAGGTGCTGCAGGACTTTTTCGCCTCGCTCCGAACGCACCGCGTACGCTGCCCGGCCGACATCATTCTGCTCATCAAGGCGCTGACGACGATCGAATCGATCGCCCATGAACTCGATCCCTCCTTCGAGCTGGTCCCCTTCGTGCGACCCTACTTGGAAGACTTGGTCGCCAAACGATACGGCATGCCGGCCATGAAAAACCGGATGCAGCGCGGCTTGCGACAATACATCGAGCTGCTCGAAGACCTTCCCGGCGAGTTGCGGCCGATTCTCTCGCAACTCCGCAGGAACAAATTGGCCGTGAACCTCGAGCACCGCGGCCTCGATCGCGTGACGCGCACGATTGAGCATGCGAGCCGAAACATTTCGTTTGCGGTGATCATCGCGGCGATGTTCGTCGGCTCGTCGATTCTCGTCCACGCGGCCCGAATGTCGGGCGCCACGGCGCTCACCGCGGTCGGCTACGTCGGCTTCGTGGCCGCGGCCATCTTGGTCGTGGTGATGCTCGTTTCGAATCGCCGCAATCGAGGCGACTAA
- a CDS encoding universal stress protein yields the protein MSSRRILVPVDFTPCSDEALKTAATLARGSDSGLLIVHIVEPPILMEHPECFNGAPSELMKEFQQMLDKIAASVEGLPREQRLLEGPAADAILDLAETEQVDWIVLGTHGRCGTGRLGMGRVAEAVVRRAQCPVLVVKAAASQAAMLAPASGNY from the coding sequence ATGTCATCCCGCCGAATCCTGGTACCGGTCGATTTCACTCCTTGCAGCGACGAAGCGTTGAAGACCGCCGCGACGTTGGCTCGTGGATCGGACTCAGGGCTCCTCATCGTGCACATCGTTGAGCCGCCGATTTTGATGGAACATCCGGAATGCTTCAACGGCGCGCCGTCCGAGTTGATGAAGGAATTCCAGCAAATGCTGGACAAGATTGCGGCCTCCGTGGAAGGCTTGCCGCGCGAACAACGACTGCTTGAAGGTCCTGCGGCGGACGCGATCCTCGATCTCGCGGAGACGGAGCAGGTCGATTGGATCGTCCTAGGCACGCACGGCCGGTGCGGTACGGGCCGCCTTGGAATGGGAAGAGTCGCCGAAGCAGTCGTCCGTCGAGCACAGTGTCCCGTCTTGGTCGTAAAAGCGGCTGCCTCGCAAGCGGCCATGCTCGCGCCGGCATCCGGAAATTATTAG